A genomic window from Lycium ferocissimum isolate CSIRO_LF1 unplaced genomic scaffold, AGI_CSIRO_Lferr_CH_V1 ctg10094, whole genome shotgun sequence includes:
- the LOC132041392 gene encoding receptor-like protein Cf-9 homolog, protein MGLGLGGVNFTGRIPESFSYLTSLQILDMSFSNLTGPFPKPIWNLTSIKFLDLGGNNLNGQIECLSCNQSWTQLEYLDFSSNSLTGLIPSCIFSLPSLTNLDLSNNNFTGKIQDFKSKTLEIVVLKHNQLQGPIPKSLLNLQSLEYLLLSQNNLSGQIDSTICNLKTVKVLDLGSNNLEGSIPQCLGEMSELWVLDLSNNSLSGTINTTFRIGSQLNTIKLDRNKLQGKVPPSLINCTDLELLDLGNNELIDTFPKWLGALPSLKVLILRTNKLQGPVKDSRNEKLFAQLRVIDLSSNGFSGNLPLNLFENFEAMKLIDEKNGTPRYVGDRNIYYECSLMITTKGLYLEFVRVLTTNIVINLSRNKFEGHIPSIIGNFFGLRTLNLSNNGLEGVIPTSLQHLSVLESLDLSFNKIDGEIPQQLASLTSLEVLNLSNNHLVGCIPKGNQFATFENSSYQGNDGLRGFPLSKSCGVDDEVPHGTTLVELDQGEEGDSPMISWQAVLMGYGCGLIIGLSVIYIMLSTQNPAWFSRMVEELEHKIISRMKKHKKRY, encoded by the coding sequence ATGGGGTTAGGTCTCGGTGGTGTGAATTTTACTGGTAGGATACCTGAATCATTTAGCTATCTAACTTCACTGCAAATATTGGACATGAGTTTTTCCAATCTCACAGGGCCCTTTCCTAAACCTATATGGAATCTCACCAGCATAAAGTTCTTAGATCTTGGGGGAAACAACTTGAATGGCCAAATTGAGTGCTTATCTTGTAATCAAAGCTGGACACAACTTGAATATCTAGATTTTTCATCCAATTCCCTAACTGGCCTAATACCTTCTTGTATATTCTCCCTTCCTTCACTAACTAATTTAGATTTGAGCAATAACAATTTCACTGGCAAAATTCAGGATTTCAAGTCCAAAACATTGGAAATAGTTGTTCTAAAACACAATCAGCTGCAAGGTCCTATTCCAAAGTCACTCCTAAACCTCCAGAGCCTAGAATATCTTCTCCTTTCTCAAAATAATCTCAGCGGACAGATTGATTCAACTATCTGCAATCTGAAAACAGTGAAAGTGCTAGATTTGGGAAGTAATAATTTGGAGGGATCAATCCCCCAATGTTTGGGTGAGATGAGTGAGCTTTGGGTTTTGGATTTGAGCAACAATAGTCTTAGTGGAACAATTAATACAACTTTTAGAATTGGAAGCCAACTCAACACCATTAAATTGGACAGGAATAAGTTACAGGGGAAAGTCCCACCATCTTTGATCAATTGCACAGATTTGGAACTTCTTGATTTAGGTAACAATGAGTTGATTGACACATTTCCAAAATGGTTGGGAGCCCTACCTTCTTTGAAAGTTTTAATTTTGAGAACAAATAAGTTGCAAGGCCCTGTAAAAGattcaagaaatgaaaaattatttgcTCAACTTCGAGTCATAGATCTCTCTTCCAATGGATTTAGCGGTAATTTACCCCTAAATCTTTTTGAGAATTTTGAAGCTATGAAATTAATTGATGAGAAAAACGGAACCCCAAGATATGTAGGAGATAGAAATATTTACTACGAGTGTTCTTTGATGATTACAACAAAGGGATTGTATCTTGAATTTGTTCGAGTTTTGACTACAAATATAGTTATCAATCTCTCGAGGAATAAATTTGAAGGTCATATTCCAAGCATTATTGGAAATTTCTTTGGGCTTCGTACGTTGAACTTATCTAATAATGGCTTGGAAGGTGTTATACCAACATCACTGCAACATTTATCTGTACTTGAATCATTGGATCTCTCATTCAACAAAATTGACGGAGAAATTCCGCAACAGCTTGCATCTCTCACATCACTTGAAGTCTTAAATCTCTCTAATAATCATCTTGTTGGATGCATCCCCAAAGGAAATCAATTTGCTACTTTTGAGAATAGTTCATACCAAGGAAATGATGGGTTACGTGGATTTCCACTCTCAAAATCTTGTGGCGTTGATGATGAGGTACCACATGGGACAACTTTAGTTGAGCTAGATCAAGGAGAAGAAGGAGATTCACCAATGATCAGTTGGCAGGCGGTTCTCATGGGTTACGGTTGTGGTCTAATTATTGGACTATCTGTAATATACATAATGTTGTCAACTCAAAATCCAGCATGGTTTTCGAGGATGGTTGAAGAATTGGAACACAAAATTATTAGTAGAATGAAAAAACACAAGAAAAGATATTAG